The nucleotide window TTTCTGCGCGAAATCGACAAGGCCGTACCGGCTGAACTCGACGTGCACTGCATCGTGGACAACTATGGCAGTCACAAGCATCCCAAAGTCAAGGCGTGGCTCGCAGCAAAGCCCCGCTGGCACATGCATTTCATTCCTACCTACAGTTCGTGGCTTAACCAGGTCGAACGCTTCTTTGCGCTGATCACCGACAAGGCCATCCGCAGGGGCTCGTTTGGCTCGGTCAAACAACTGATCAAGCGTATCGATCAGTTCGTTTCCCACTACAACGAAAACTGCAAGCCATTCATGTGGACTGCTTCCGCTGATTCCATCCTCGAAAAACTACACAGACTTTGTTCGCGAATCAGCGGAACGGAACACTAGCCGGTGGCTTATCAAGCGATCGAGCGACAGAGGTCCCGCACCCAGCGCCATGATCGCAACGGCAAGCGAAGCCCAATAGAGGTGGAAATTTGCCCAGCCGTCGGGAAACACCAATTGGATCACCGCGGTCATGAGCAGCAGAGCGAGAGCCGCGAACCGGGTCGCAAGTCCCAGCACGAGAAAAACAGGGAGCGTGATTTCCGCTACGGCTACGATGAAAGCGACAATGTCAGGCGCCGGAAAATTGTAGGCGCCGCCGAAGACGTGGACTTTGAATTGATTCTCGAACAGAAACAGCGTTGCCGGTGAAATGGACAGAAAGCCGTCCCATCGAGTAAGACCAGAGCGGAAGAAGGGAAGTGCAAGAGCAATCCGCAGCATTGGCGGAGCGAGCAACCAGCCGAGCGACTGGATTAGCGCCAAAGCGTGGCGAATCCGCAGTTCCAGACGGCCTTTCGTGCGCGCGCTAACCTGACTCATGCAGACCTCGCAATCTGGCTGCACTGGGAATCGTCTCGCATGTTCCATCCGACAATCGCACTGACCGCGAATAGATCTCGAAGCGTGCCGGCCAGGTCGAAATTTA belongs to Paraburkholderia aromaticivorans and includes:
- a CDS encoding DoxX family protein, whose product is MSQVSARTKGRLELRIRHALALIQSLGWLLAPPMLRIALALPFFRSGLTRWDGFLSISPATLFLFENQFKVHVFGGAYNFPAPDIVAFIVAVAEITLPVFLVLGLATRFAALALLLMTAVIQLVFPDGWANFHLYWASLAVAIMALGAGPLSLDRLISHRLVFRSADSRTKSV